A single genomic interval of Pomacea canaliculata isolate SZHN2017 linkage group LG5, ASM307304v1, whole genome shotgun sequence harbors:
- the LOC112564232 gene encoding transmembrane protein 98-like: MDLVVAIAIGVLSAVFLGALLALVFVCRQRCRRPDFITEQHKETRPDVQLIGSADGISQLASDVEMDDVQFNPHLEEILDNEQWVDDATGLIPHCLSILKTCHHLTEKLVGMTMGNAQNIRTQETQTDLVTIAKRISPRVDEVVKSMYPPLDPRLLEARCTALVLSVSHLVLVTKNACHMSGVLDWIDQSLADVEDHLRVLREASIACEMNRLSLFNLNASNQGPGSNILSISEQTAIITTPVIHNDMSQV; the protein is encoded by the exons ATGGATTTAGTGGTTGCTATAGCAATTGGGGTGTTGAGTGCAGTGTTCCTTGGTGCTCTGTTAGCTCTGGTGTTTGTATGCCGGCAAAGATGTCGCCGTCCAGATTTCATCACAGAACAACATAAAGAGACTCG GCCTGATGTTCAGTTGATAGGCTCTGCAGATGGAATATCACAGCTTGCATCAGATGTTGAAATGGATGATGTCCAGTTTAATCCACATTTGGAAGAAATTTTGGATAACGAGCAGTGGGTGGATGATGCAAC AGGGCTGATCCCACATTGCCTGTCAATTCTGAAGACATGTCACCATCTTACAGAAAAATTAGTTGGAATGACTATGGGAAATGCACAGAACATACGCACACAAGAGACACAGACAGACCTTGTGACCATTGCTAAGCGCATTTCCCCTCGAGTGGATGAAGTAGTCAAATCAATGTACCCACCATTAGATCCCAGGCTTCTGGAGGCAAG atgtactGCTCTTGTGCTGTCGGTGAGTCATCTGGTCTTGGTGACAAAAAATGCATGCCACATGTCAGGAGTGCTGGATTGGATTGATCAGTCATTAGCTGATGTTGAAGATCACTTGAGA GTGCTAAGGGAAGCAAGCATAGCCTGTGAGATGAACAGACTATCGCTGTTTAACTTGAATGCAAGCAACCAAGGCCCAGGATCCAACATTCTCAGCATATCAGAACAAACTGCCATCATCACTACACCTGTTATCCATAACGACATGTCTCAAGTGTGA